A window of Mustela erminea isolate mMusErm1 chromosome 19, mMusErm1.Pri, whole genome shotgun sequence genomic DNA:
CTGAAGTGGTATTTGTAGAGCAAAGCACTTTTACTACTTCCTGAAAAGGCAactagcacagggcctggttgGTAATAAGTGGGTGGCTAATGGCACCCCACGTTGCCCCCTGGGAGCCCATGTGTGTTCCCCTCTTGTTTCTCACAGTGACCACCTCCAGCCTCCACCTGGCTGGCCCAAGGTGCTCAGGGGCCTCCGTGGCCCTGTctggcccctccctgctgctccccacacccCTTCTGCATCTCTCTGGGTCCTGGCTGCCGCATAGTGTCTTGGGTGTGAGGTCTCCATGGCCCGGTCACCCACTCTGCCACTTTCCACATCGCCGTCTCTCTCTGGGTCCTTGGGATGGGGTCTCCATGGCCCGATCGCACACGCCGCGCAGCTCTCCAGGCCCCTCCCCGTCTGGCTGGGTCACCGCTGCCCCACGGTGGCGCCTCCGCCTcacctgctccccctctctcccccagggCACAACGCCGACGACATGGCCGAGACCGTGCTCATGAACTTCCTGCGGGGCGACGCGGGGCGGCTGGCCCGGGGCGGGGGCCTGGGCTCGCGCGGCGAGGGGGGCGCCCTGCCGCGCTGCCGCCCCCTGCAGCTGGCCTCGCAGAAGGAGGTGGTGCTGTACGCGCACTTCCGCCGCCTCGACTACTTCTCGGAGGAGTGCGTCTACGCGCCCGAGGCCTTCCGCGGCCACGCGCGCGACCTGCTGAAGCTCCTGGAGGCGGCGCGGCCGTCGGTGGCGCTGGACCTGGTGCACTCGGCCGAGCGCCTGGCCCTGGCCCCGGCCGCGCGGCCCCCGCCGCCAGGCGCCTGCTCCCGCTGCGGGGCGCTAGCCAGCCGCTCGCTCTGCCAGGCCTGCGCCCTCCTGGACGGCCTGCAGCGCGGCCGGCCCCGCCTGGCCATCGGCAAAGGCCGCGGGGGGCGCGACGAGGAGGGGCCGCCAGGGCCGCTACCCCCGCCACCTAGCGACCCCGAGTCTGCACCCGGCCCCGCCGCCGGGG
This region includes:
- the LOC116579108 gene encoding cytoplasmic tRNA 2-thiolation protein 1 codes for the protein MPAPQCSSCHAARAALRRPRSGQALCGSCFCTAFEAEVLHTVLAGRLLPPGPVVAVGASGGKDSTVLAHVLRELAPQLGVSLRLVAVDEGIGGYRDAALAAVRRQAARWDLPLTVVAYADLFGGWTMDAVARSTAGTGRSRACCTFCGVLRRRALEEGARLVGATHIVTGHNADDMAETVLMNFLRGDAGRLARGGGLGSRGEGGALPRCRPLQLASQKEVVLYAHFRRLDYFSEECVYAPEAFRGHARDLLKLLEAARPSVALDLVHSAERLALAPAARPPPPGACSRCGALASRSLCQACALLDGLQRGRPRLAIGKGRGGRDEEGPPGPLPPPPSDPESAPGPAAGECRAACKERCE